In Mycobacterium branderi, the DNA window AGACGACGTACTGGATTGGGATCGGAATCTAAGGAACCGCTAAGCTCGACAGCCATGACAAGCGTTTCGGATGCCCATGTCGAAGCCAAGGCCGAGCACGAGATCGACATCCACACCACCGCGGGCAAACTGGCGGAACTGCGCAAGCGGACCGAGGAGACGCTGCACCCGGTTGGTGAGGTTGCCGTCGAGAAGGTGCACGCCAAGGGCAAGCTGACCGCCCGCGAGCGCATCTACGCGCTGCTCGACGAGGACTCGTTCGTCGAACTCGACGCACTCGCCAAGCACCGCAGCACCAACTTCGGGCTGGACCAAAAGCGACCGCTCGGCGACGGCGTGGTCACCGGCTACGGCACCATCGACGGCCGCGACGTGTGCATCTTCAGCCAGGACGTCACCGTGTTCGGCGGCAGCCTCGGCGAGGTGTACGGCGAGAAGATCGTCAAGGTGCAGGACCTGGCGATCAAGACCGGCCGCCCGCTGATCGGCATCAACGACGGCGCCGGCGCCCGCATCCAGGAGGGTGTGGTCTCGCTGGGCCTCTACAGCAAGATCTTCCACAACAACATCCTGGCGTCCGGGGTGATCCCGCAGATCTCGCTGATCATGGGCGCGGCCGCGGGCGGGCACGTCTACTCCCCCGCGCTGACCGACTTCGTCGTGATGGTCGACCAGACCAGCCAGATGTTCATCACCGGCCCGGACGTGATCAAGACCGTCACCGGCGAGGACGTCACGATGGAGGAGCTCGGCGGCGCCCACACCCACATGGCCAAGTCCGGTACTGCGCACTACGTCGCCTCCGGCGAGCAGGACGCGTTCGAGTACGTCCGCGAGTTGCTGAGCTACCTGCCGCCCAACAACTTCACCGACCCGCCGCGCTACCCCGTGCCGGTCCCGGAGGGCGCTATCGAGGACAACCTGACCGACGAGGACCTCGAGCTGGACACGCTGATTCCAGACTCGGCGAACCAGCCCTACGACATGCACGAGGTCATCACCCGCATCCTCGACGACGACGAGTTCCTCGAGGTGCAAGCGGGCTACGCCCAGAACGTCGTGATCGGGTTCGGCCGCATCGAGGGCCGGCCGGTCGGCATCGTCGCCAACCAGCCCACCCACTTCGCCGGTTGCCTGGACATCAACGCCTCGGAGAAGGCGGCCCGGTTCGTGCGGACCTGCGACTGCTTCAACATCCCGATCGTCATGCTGGTCGACGTCCCGGGCTTCCTGCCGGGCACCGACCAGGAATACAACGGCATCATCCGGCGCGGCGCGAAGCTGCTCTACGCCTACGGCGAGGCCACGGTCCCCAAGATCACCGTGATCACCCGCAAGGCCTACGGCGGCGCGTACTGCGTGATGGGTTCGAAAGACATGGGCGCCGACGTGTGCGTGGCCTGGCCGACGGCGCAGATCGCGGTGATGGGTGCCTCCGGCGCGGTCGGGTTCGTGTACCGCCAGCAGCTCGCCGAGGCCGCCAAGAAGGGCGAGGACGTGGACGCGCTGCGGCTGCAGCTGCAGCAGGAGTACGAGGACACCCTGGTCAACCCGTACATCGCCGCGGAGCGCGGTTACGTCGACGCGGTTATCCCGCCGTCGCACACCCGCGGCTACGTCGGGACGGCGCTGCGGCTGCTGGAGCGCAAGATCGCTCAGCTGCCGCCGAAGAAGCACGGGAACATTCCGCTGTGACAGATCAGCACGAGACCCACGAACCGCACATCGAGGTGCTCAAGGGCAACCCGACCGACGAGGAGCTGGCCGCGCTGATCGCGGTGCTGGGCAGCGCTGCCGGCGGCGGGGGCGAAACACACCAGCCCGAGCGCACGCGCTGGGGGTTGCCCGTCGACAGGCTGCGCTACCCCGTGTTCAGCTGGCAGCGGATCACGCTGCAGGAACGGACGCACATGCGGCGATGACCCGCCTCGTGCTGGCGTCAGCCTCCCCGGGCCGCCTGCGGGTGCTGCGCCAAGCCGGTGTCGACCCGCTGGTCGTGGTCTCCGGAGTCGACGAGGACGCGGTCATCGCGACACTGGGACCGAACGCCGCGCCGGCCGAGGTCGTCTGCACGTTGGCTCAGGCCAAAGCCAACCAGGTAGTGGTCGGCCTTGATCCGTCCATCGCATCGGATTGCGTTGTCATTGGCTGTGATTCGATGCTGGAGGTCGACGGCGAGCTGGTGGGCAAGCCCGGCACCGCGGATGCTGCACGGCGGCAATGGCATTCGATGGGTGGGCGGTCCGGGCACTTGCACACTGGACATTGCGTGCTGCGGGTGGACGGCGGCGCGGTGAGCGGATGTGAAGTCGAATCAGCCACTACCACAGTGCATTTTGCCAACCCGACGGAAGCAGACCTGCAGGCCTACGTCGCCAGCGGCGAACCGCTGCAGGTGGCGGGCGGGTTCACGATCGACGGGCTGGGCGGCTGGTTCGTCGACGGCGTCGAGGGCGACCCGTCGAACGTCATCGGGCTGAGCCTGCCGCTGCTGCGGCGCATGCTGGGCCGCGTCGGAGTCTCCCCCGCCGCCTTGTGGACCTGCTGATTGCCGGCCGCAACCGTGACCTAACTGCAATCTGGCGCGCCCGCCGCGGTTGCCGGCTTCGGCCGCAAACCACCCGCACACTGGGCCGATGCCAGTCGAAGAAACCATGTGGGACGTCGGCGTCCCGCGCGACATCGACCGCTACGACACCGAACGCCTTCGCGCCGCACTCGCCGACGTCGTCCGCAACCAGCTCTCACCCGGCAAGCGCCTCCTGCGAGTGGTCGCCTGGAGCCCCAACGGCGGCGCGCTGTTCCGGCCCAAGCCGGGCACCCGCCGCTTCGCGGTGGCGTACGAGGTCGCGCTGGGCATCTGACATCCTCCGTGGTGATCGCAAGCGCGGCGAAGCCGGGCGCAGCGGGTCAC includes these proteins:
- a CDS encoding acyl-CoA carboxylase subunit beta, with amino-acid sequence MTSVSDAHVEAKAEHEIDIHTTAGKLAELRKRTEETLHPVGEVAVEKVHAKGKLTARERIYALLDEDSFVELDALAKHRSTNFGLDQKRPLGDGVVTGYGTIDGRDVCIFSQDVTVFGGSLGEVYGEKIVKVQDLAIKTGRPLIGINDGAGARIQEGVVSLGLYSKIFHNNILASGVIPQISLIMGAAAGGHVYSPALTDFVVMVDQTSQMFITGPDVIKTVTGEDVTMEELGGAHTHMAKSGTAHYVASGEQDAFEYVRELLSYLPPNNFTDPPRYPVPVPEGAIEDNLTDEDLELDTLIPDSANQPYDMHEVITRILDDDEFLEVQAGYAQNVVIGFGRIEGRPVGIVANQPTHFAGCLDINASEKAARFVRTCDCFNIPIVMLVDVPGFLPGTDQEYNGIIRRGAKLLYAYGEATVPKITVITRKAYGGAYCVMGSKDMGADVCVAWPTAQIAVMGASGAVGFVYRQQLAEAAKKGEDVDALRLQLQQEYEDTLVNPYIAAERGYVDAVIPPSHTRGYVGTALRLLERKIAQLPPKKHGNIPL
- a CDS encoding Maf family protein, which codes for MTRLVLASASPGRLRVLRQAGVDPLVVVSGVDEDAVIATLGPNAAPAEVVCTLAQAKANQVVVGLDPSIASDCVVIGCDSMLEVDGELVGKPGTADAARRQWHSMGGRSGHLHTGHCVLRVDGGAVSGCEVESATTTVHFANPTEADLQAYVASGEPLQVAGGFTIDGLGGWFVDGVEGDPSNVIGLSLPLLRRMLGRVGVSPAALWTC